One window of the Clostridium sp. MB40-C1 genome contains the following:
- a CDS encoding sigma-70 family RNA polymerase sigma factor → MKRKPIKLKNQIKNMTIEEVYKQFEKFIYKVCQTWRRKYEIDDLVQVAFLGLNKAYENYDIEKNVLFLTYASMLINNELRLYHRKNKKHENNISMSTTFQLKDNNLELEDTLQDDINYEDVAITNIEYGRLKLAMKKLTQNEQRIIEALHFQYRSQKEIANELNLTQPYVSRVYRKVLQKLKIIMEGENMPQPKITRNQLIEEVKVLGTTKEATIKIGEKYGLSPSTIRTYFDSMNVREYGKRSNLNRPKDNKNTVIEQNLLIPIYKGPIGEYEILDEKINIKSKDSSITIMKDDILALISELQELSKILG, encoded by the coding sequence ATGAAGAGAAAGCCAATAAAACTAAAAAACCAAATTAAAAATATGACTATAGAAGAAGTATATAAACAATTTGAAAAATTTATATACAAAGTATGTCAAACATGGCGAAGAAAATACGAGATAGATGATTTAGTACAAGTAGCATTTTTAGGGCTCAATAAAGCTTATGAAAACTATGATATAGAAAAGAATGTACTATTTCTAACTTATGCATCAATGCTTATTAATAATGAACTTAGATTGTACCATAGAAAAAATAAGAAACATGAAAACAATATAAGTATGAGTACAACCTTTCAATTAAAAGATAATAACTTAGAATTAGAGGATACTCTACAGGATGATATTAATTATGAAGATGTGGCTATAACCAATATAGAATATGGAAGATTAAAGCTAGCAATGAAAAAACTTACCCAAAATGAACAGAGAATTATAGAGGCTTTACATTTTCAGTACAGGAGTCAAAAGGAAATTGCTAATGAATTAAATTTAACGCAACCATATGTTTCAAGAGTATATAGAAAAGTGCTACAAAAACTAAAAATTATTATGGAGGGAGAAAATATGCCACAACCTAAGATAACTAGAAATCAGTTAATTGAAGAAGTTAAAGTTCTTGGTACTACTAAAGAGGCAACGATAAAGATTGGCGAAAAATATGGGTTGTCTCCATCAACAATAAGAACTTATTTCGATTCAATGAATGTTAGAGAATATGGAAAAAGATCAAATTTAAATAGACCTAAGGATAATAAAAATACAGTTATTGAACAAAACTTATTGATACCAATATATAAAGGACCTATTGGAGAATATGAGATCTTAGATGAAAAGATTAATATAAAATCTAAAGATAGTTCTATAACTATAATGAAAGATGACATATTAGCATTAATATCAGAACTGCAAGAATTAAGTAAGATTTTAGGATAA
- a CDS encoding aspartyl-phosphate phosphatase Spo0E family protein encodes MSELEDLLKDIDILRGQLNELINKKQGNLIDQEVVTASKVLNAALNQYNKFIDEKLKRK; translated from the coding sequence ATGTCTGAGTTAGAGGATTTATTAAAAGATATAGATATACTAAGAGGACAATTAAATGAGCTAATAAATAAAAAACAAGGGAACTTAATTGACCAAGAAGTGGTAACAGCAAGTAAGGTATTAAATGCAGCGTTAAATCAGTATAATAAGTTTATTGATGAAAAGTTAAAAAGGAAATGA
- a CDS encoding DNA polymerase, translating into MRTLAIDVETYCELDIKSVGAYKYCEHPSFEIMLLAYAYDDEPVKIIDIMNGEKIPEVLEFDIYDHCSRVLKTAFNANFERNAINAHFKGLKCHPDDWECTMVKALTLGLPSSLDMVGKALKFEEDKQKMKEGKALIQYFCKPCKPTKTNGKRTRNLPEHDLEKWNLFKEYCKRDVEVERNIRKLLSKYETTNKEQMLWQLDQRINDRGINTDLTLIEKAIECDADYTKRLIKAAIKLTGLENPNSPTQIKKWIGARLGHEVKSLNKVSIPGLIEEAKNLDKNEVIQMLELRKLMAKTSIKKYITMQNARCKDGRVRGLLQFYGANRTGRWAGRLVQVQNLPQNHLPDLDDARNFVRKGNFDNVEFLYDSVPDTLSQLIRTAFIPKVGNRFIVSDFSAIEARVIAWFAGEQWRLDVFKTHGKIYEASASQMFKIPIESIKKGSELRQKGKIAELALGYGGSVGALSSMDRKKSIPEEELPGLVKSWRNANPNITKFWWDVDKAVKKAIRERTTVNLQYGLKFIYDPGVLFIQLPSGRKLSYIRPKIEPHQTFSGDKITYEGMEQTSKQWTRIDTYGPKLVENIVQATARDCLGITMMRVEKKGYPIVMHVHDELVIDVPKEFGSLEEVNSIFAEPIEWAPGLPLKADGYECNYYQKD; encoded by the coding sequence ATGAGAACACTTGCAATAGACGTTGAAACATATTGCGAGTTAGACATTAAAAGTGTGGGTGCTTATAAATATTGTGAGCACCCATCATTTGAAATAATGTTACTTGCATATGCCTATGATGATGAACCAGTAAAAATAATAGACATTATGAATGGAGAGAAAATACCAGAGGTACTGGAATTTGATATTTATGATCATTGCAGTAGAGTTTTAAAAACTGCATTTAACGCCAATTTTGAAAGAAATGCAATTAATGCCCATTTCAAGGGTCTCAAGTGTCATCCTGATGATTGGGAATGTACAATGGTAAAAGCTTTAACACTAGGGTTACCAAGTTCCTTAGATATGGTAGGCAAGGCTTTAAAGTTTGAAGAGGACAAGCAAAAGATGAAAGAGGGTAAAGCCTTAATTCAATATTTCTGTAAGCCATGTAAACCTACTAAAACCAATGGTAAGAGAACCAGGAATCTTCCAGAACATGATTTAGAAAAATGGAACTTATTTAAAGAATACTGTAAGCGAGATGTTGAGGTAGAAAGAAATATTAGAAAGTTACTAAGTAAATATGAAACTACAAATAAAGAACAAATGCTATGGCAGCTGGATCAACGTATAAATGACAGAGGTATTAATACAGATTTGACGCTTATAGAAAAAGCTATTGAATGTGATGCTGATTATACTAAAAGATTAATAAAGGCTGCTATTAAACTTACAGGACTTGAAAATCCAAATAGTCCTACCCAAATAAAAAAATGGATAGGGGCAAGATTAGGCCATGAAGTTAAATCTTTAAATAAAGTTAGTATTCCAGGCCTTATAGAAGAAGCTAAAAACCTTGATAAGAATGAAGTAATACAAATGTTAGAGTTAAGAAAACTAATGGCTAAAACATCTATTAAGAAATATATTACAATGCAAAATGCAAGATGTAAAGATGGTAGAGTGAGAGGACTATTACAGTTTTATGGAGCTAATCGTACCGGAAGATGGGCAGGAAGATTAGTTCAGGTGCAAAATTTGCCTCAAAACCATTTGCCTGATTTAGATGATGCTAGAAATTTTGTTAGAAAAGGTAATTTTGATAATGTAGAATTTTTATATGATAGTGTTCCAGATACACTAAGCCAGCTTATAAGAACCGCTTTTATACCTAAGGTAGGTAATAGATTCATAGTATCAGACTTCAGTGCTATCGAAGCAAGAGTGATTGCTTGGTTTGCTGGGGAACAATGGAGATTAGATGTTTTTAAAACTCATGGTAAGATTTATGAAGCTTCAGCAAGTCAGATGTTTAAGATTCCTATAGAAAGTATAAAAAAAGGTTCGGAGTTAAGGCAGAAAGGAAAAATAGCAGAATTAGCCTTAGGCTATGGCGGGAGTGTTGGAGCTCTAAGTTCAATGGATAGAAAAAAGAGTATTCCAGAAGAAGAACTTCCGGGGCTAGTTAAAAGCTGGAGAAACGCTAATCCTAATATAACTAAATTCTGGTGGGATGTAGATAAAGCAGTTAAAAAGGCGATAAGGGAAAGAACTACAGTGAATTTACAATATGGACTTAAGTTTATATATGATCCAGGAGTTTTATTTATACAGTTACCTTCAGGTAGAAAGCTAAGTTATATAAGACCAAAGATAGAACCCCACCAAACTTTTAGTGGAGATAAAATTACTTATGAAGGTATGGAGCAAACAAGTAAACAGTGGACCAGAATAGATACCTATGGACCTAAATTAGTAGAGAATATTGTACAAGCTACTGCTAGGGATTGCTTAGGTATAACAATGATGAGAGTAGAAAAGAAGGGGTACCCTATAGTAATGCATGTGCATGATGAGCTGGTAATAGATGTACCTAAAGAGTTTGGAAGTCTTGAAGAAGTAAATTCTATATTTGCTGAACCAATAGAATGGGCACCAGGGCTCCCATTAAAAGCTGATGGATATGAATGTAATTATTACCAAAAGGATTAA
- a CDS encoding nucleoid-associated protein yields MDKIRDISINEAVLHVLDNNSDEPILNNYKIALNDEVYKFILSHIERVLKDNDLKYAIFKESSTLIRETSQEYLNGQIDLLEASNCIANSLFSFMKSNINIPSCNLFVVSISTEYGPMLGILKLDYIKQYTHEISSIDNNVIIKITPIKTGLPATKKVQKAAFIRPIRNGQEYNLLVLDKVKSKKSDEYGADYFTEKFLECLLIDNDRDNTRVFMNAVENWTRSNLKEDAVKAEEIRSFVKNELKENEEIDIYNFASKVLPFKESKKDFIAYMQANDIEEVKVDKEYLEKRLSRLKLKIDSDIEISITEEAYKDINRFGIQNNGDGSITFMIKNVDRYVEK; encoded by the coding sequence ATGGATAAGATTAGAGATATTTCAATAAATGAAGCAGTACTTCATGTGTTAGATAATAATTCAGATGAACCTATATTAAATAATTATAAAATAGCCCTTAATGATGAAGTGTATAAATTCATTTTAAGTCATATCGAAAGAGTACTTAAAGATAATGATTTAAAATATGCAATATTTAAAGAAAGTAGTACTCTGATAAGAGAAACTAGTCAGGAGTATTTAAATGGACAGATTGATTTGCTTGAAGCTTCAAATTGTATCGCTAATAGCTTATTTAGCTTTATGAAATCTAATATTAATATACCATCTTGTAATTTATTTGTTGTATCTATTAGTACTGAATATGGTCCTATGTTAGGAATACTTAAGCTTGATTATATTAAACAATATACACATGAGATTAGTTCTATTGATAATAATGTAATTATTAAAATAACTCCTATAAAAACAGGGTTACCGGCAACTAAAAAAGTTCAAAAGGCTGCTTTTATTAGACCTATACGTAATGGCCAAGAGTATAATCTTTTAGTACTTGATAAAGTTAAAAGTAAGAAAAGTGATGAATACGGGGCTGACTACTTTACAGAAAAATTCCTTGAATGCCTATTAATTGATAATGATAGAGATAATACAAGAGTTTTTATGAATGCAGTAGAGAATTGGACAAGAAGTAATTTAAAAGAAGACGCGGTAAAGGCGGAGGAAATAAGAAGCTTTGTTAAAAATGAACTTAAAGAAAATGAAGAAATAGACATATATAATTTTGCCTCAAAGGTTTTACCTTTTAAAGAAAGTAAGAAAGATTTTATTGCTTATATGCAAGCCAATGATATTGAAGAGGTAAAAGTTGATAAAGAATATTTAGAAAAAAGACTTAGTAGATTAAAACTTAAAATAGACAGTGACATTGAAATTAGTATAACTGAGGAAGCTTATAAAGATATTAATAGATTTGGCATTCAAAATAATGGGGATGGATCTATAACCTTTATGATAAAAAATGTAGATAGATATGTGGAGAAATAA
- a CDS encoding helix-turn-helix domain-containing protein, translating to MAKSKYETNVKDKLILIEGWARNGLTDEQIAKNLGISKTTFYKYIKEHNELSERLKKGKEVIDFEVENALLKRALGYEYEEVTRERKVKKDARGNIMVNIHGLPCYEMVVTKTIKKEVNPDTTAQIFWLKNRKPKEWRDKQDIEHSGGVEVNNPYKKLSTEELKKLAALGDKDG from the coding sequence ATGGCAAAGTCTAAATATGAAACTAATGTAAAAGATAAACTTATATTAATTGAAGGGTGGGCTCGAAATGGGCTCACTGATGAACAGATAGCAAAGAATTTAGGAATAAGCAAAACAACATTTTATAAATATATAAAAGAGCATAATGAACTTTCTGAACGCCTTAAAAAGGGTAAAGAGGTAATAGACTTTGAAGTTGAAAATGCTTTACTTAAAAGAGCTTTAGGATATGAATATGAGGAAGTAACAAGGGAAAGAAAAGTAAAAAAGGATGCACGTGGAAACATAATGGTGAATATACATGGATTGCCTTGTTATGAAATGGTAGTAACTAAAACAATCAAGAAGGAAGTTAACCCAGATACCACAGCTCAAATATTTTGGCTTAAGAATAGGAAACCTAAAGAATGGAGAGATAAACAAGACATTGAGCATAGTGGTGGTGTAGAAGTAAATAATCCATATAAGAAACTATCTACAGAAGAGCTTAAGAAGTTGGCAGCTCTTGGTGACAAAGATGGATAA
- a CDS encoding DUF2815 family protein: protein MAKVTAKRTGTKVTTGKVRLSYAYLFEPRAIEGNEPKYSVSVIIPKTDTETLKAIKEATNEAKELGKAKWGGKIPPNLKTPLHDGNVDRPDDEAYANCYYVNANSKNKPGIVDKNVQPILDATEVYSGCYARLTLNFYAYSAGGNKGVACGLGNVQKLEDGEPLGGFTRAEDDFEAIETAEDDFLG from the coding sequence ATGGCAAAAGTAACAGCAAAAAGAACAGGAACAAAGGTAACTACAGGAAAGGTTAGATTAAGCTATGCATATTTGTTTGAACCTCGCGCAATAGAAGGAAATGAACCTAAATACTCAGTAAGTGTAATAATACCTAAGACAGATACAGAAACATTAAAAGCTATTAAAGAAGCTACTAATGAAGCTAAGGAACTAGGAAAAGCTAAATGGGGTGGTAAAATTCCACCTAACTTAAAAACACCACTACATGATGGTAATGTAGATAGACCTGATGATGAAGCTTATGCAAATTGTTATTATGTAAATGCTAATAGTAAAAATAAGCCTGGTATTGTTGATAAAAATGTACAACCTATACTAGATGCTACAGAAGTATATAGTGGCTGCTATGCAAGACTTACTCTTAACTTCTATGCTTATAGTGCGGGTGGTAATAAAGGTGTTGCTTGCGGTTTAGGTAATGTTCAAAAATTAGAAGATGGTGAGCCATTAGGTGGATTTACAAGAGCAGAAGATGACTTTGAGGCAATAGAAACTGCAGAAGATGATTTCTTGGGATAG
- the terL gene encoding phage terminase large subunit: MDKKQIALGAKIELARREFFFYCNLKAPDFYKTNRKYLVELCNEFQDFYESDDEVLIVNEPPRHGKSRTAGLFVEWVLGKNQNEKIMTGSYNETLSTMFSKNVRNSIQEEKADKYKPVFSDVFPYVTIKRGDGAMNLWSLEGGYNNYLATSPTGTATGFGCSLMIIDDLIKNAEEAYNETVLQKHWDWFTNTMLSRLEEGGKIIIIMTRWASGDLAGKALDYYKEQGVKIRHISMKALIDKDKKQMLCPEVLSYKSYINKVKAMGEDIASANYQQEPIDLKGRLYSRFKTYTELPKDAKGNLLFTAIKSYCDTADQGNDYLCNIIYGVYNKEAYVLDVYYTKDSMETTETETAKRLYENGVNIADIESNNGGRGFARSVERILKEIFGSNKTKVKWFHQSKNKIARILSNSTWVMDHIYYPTNWRDKWPEYYNAMVKYQREGKNAHDDAPDATTGIAEKIGKGSSISFD, translated from the coding sequence ATGGATAAAAAGCAAATAGCATTAGGGGCAAAGATAGAACTTGCAAGACGTGAGTTCTTTTTTTATTGTAATTTAAAAGCACCAGACTTCTATAAAACTAATAGAAAATACTTAGTAGAACTGTGCAATGAGTTTCAAGATTTCTATGAAAGTGATGATGAAGTACTTATAGTAAATGAACCACCAAGGCATGGAAAGTCTAGAACTGCGGGGCTATTTGTTGAATGGGTTCTTGGCAAAAATCAAAATGAAAAGATTATGACAGGATCATATAATGAAACTTTATCAACTATGTTTTCTAAGAATGTTAGAAACTCTATCCAGGAGGAAAAAGCAGATAAGTACAAACCTGTATTTTCTGATGTGTTTCCATATGTAACTATTAAGCGCGGTGATGGAGCCATGAACCTTTGGAGTTTAGAAGGTGGATATAATAACTATTTAGCAACTTCACCAACTGGTACTGCTACAGGATTTGGGTGTTCATTAATGATTATAGATGACCTTATTAAAAACGCAGAAGAGGCCTACAATGAAACAGTATTACAAAAACACTGGGATTGGTTTACTAATACAATGCTTTCAAGACTTGAAGAAGGTGGAAAGATAATAATTATAATGACTAGATGGGCAAGTGGTGATTTAGCAGGTAAAGCATTAGATTATTACAAAGAGCAAGGCGTTAAAATTAGGCATATTTCTATGAAAGCATTGATAGATAAAGATAAAAAACAAATGCTTTGTCCAGAGGTATTAAGCTATAAGAGCTATATAAATAAAGTGAAAGCTATGGGTGAAGATATTGCGAGCGCTAACTATCAGCAAGAGCCTATAGACTTAAAAGGAAGATTATATAGTAGATTTAAAACATACACTGAGCTTCCAAAAGATGCGAAAGGAAATCTTTTATTTACTGCTATTAAATCCTATTGTGATACAGCAGATCAAGGTAATGATTATTTATGTAATATAATTTATGGTGTCTACAACAAGGAAGCTTATGTATTGGATGTTTATTATACGAAAGATTCTATGGAAACTACTGAAACCGAAACAGCAAAACGACTTTATGAAAATGGTGTAAATATTGCAGATATAGAATCTAATAATGGTGGGCGTGGATTTGCTAGAAGTGTTGAACGAATATTGAAAGAAATCTTTGGTAGCAATAAAACAAAGGTTAAATGGTTTCACCAGAGTAAAAACAAAATTGCAAGGATATTATCTAACAGTACATGGGTGATGGACCATATATATTACCCTACCAACTGGCGAGATAAGTGGCCAGAGTATTATAATGCTATGGTTAAGTATCAAAGAGAAGGTAAAAATGCTCATGATGATGCTCCGGATGCTACAACTGGAATAGCTGAAAAAATAGGAAAAGGTAGCTCAATATCATTTGATTAA
- a CDS encoding DUF6877 family protein encodes MKINSISDLDKYSIPSVVLEDINKRITDWLVAGGKEDDLYIKQQLRYAEKFVR; translated from the coding sequence ATGAAGATAAATAGTATATCAGATTTAGATAAATATTCTATTCCTTCAGTTGTATTAGAAGATATAAATAAAAGAATTACAGATTGGTTAGTAGCTGGAGGAAAAGAAGATGATCTATATATAAAACAGCAACTTAGATATGCTGAAAAATTTGTGAGGTAG
- a CDS encoding DUF3797 domain-containing protein: protein MNIRTLLPIMKKYEVCPKCGSTTIGNGEGGIVVEDNFYIRTCKCGFKITVDGNGRKINS, encoded by the coding sequence ATGAATATTAGAACATTATTACCAATAATGAAAAAATATGAAGTTTGTCCTAAGTGTGGTAGTACTACAATAGGAAATGGGGAAGGTGGAATTGTCGTAGAAGATAACTTTTATATCAGAACTTGCAAGTGTGGATTTAAAATAACCGTTGATGGAAATGGGAGAAAAATCAATTCTTAA
- a CDS encoding virulence-associated E family protein, whose product MEAYKTEDKPKIKYDGSIAIATGKSRKETQWKNKNILWSELVDKLSNTTRTPETYTEYKKMSKTEKDRIKDVGGFVGGGLKNGRRKAENVQNRTLLTLDLDYVKGDIWSSIELLWDFSVAMYSTHTHTPDNPRLRLVIPLSRPVLPDEYQAIARMIASDLGIDQFDDTTYEPSRLMYWPSTSSDGDYIFKIQDEPWLNPDEILARYTFGWQDVSYWPESSRARAKLNNVLKKQEDPLEKKGIIGAFCRTYTITEAIAYFLNDVYVPGADETRYTYAEGSTTGGVVVYEDKFSYSHHGTDPASNILCNSFDLVRIHKFGHLDEEAKPDTPVNRMPSFTRMSEFVSSDEKVMQTLGKERMEKAQEDFGIVGDIQETEWLNGLKYTEQGKLRSTISNFLLIIENEPLLKEKIAYNEFSNRAVVIGRLPWRNKDNKSDWNDTDDSGLREFIEKYYNISSTAKCCDALVLSFEKHTFHPIKEYLDVLLWDGVKRVDTLFIDYLGAEDSSYVKTVTRKILVAAVARVFNPGCKFDNMPVLSGPQGIGKSTIIKKLGQEWYSDSLTTVNGKEAYEQLQGVWLLEIGEMMATKKADIEATKHFLSKTEDIYRVAYGRRTSRFPRQCVFIGTTNDREFLRDKTGNRRFWPIDVGVNKPGKSVFKDLTEYEINQIWAEAVELWKDGEPLYLSREEEKEAQKQQEAHSEESAKAGLIQEYLDKPITDNWYSLGIAEKRNYIHGSEFGDIPEGTLRRDKTCVMEIWVELFNGDPKQLTPIQSREINDILKGLEGWEKSNNSLRFGKIYGKQRAYVRKF is encoded by the coding sequence TTGGAAGCCTATAAAACAGAAGATAAACCAAAAATTAAATATGATGGATCTATAGCTATAGCTACTGGAAAAAGTAGAAAAGAAACTCAATGGAAAAATAAAAATATTTTATGGTCAGAGTTAGTTGACAAATTGTCTAATACTACAAGAACACCAGAGACCTATACAGAATATAAGAAAATGTCTAAAACTGAAAAAGATAGAATTAAGGATGTTGGTGGGTTTGTAGGTGGTGGACTCAAAAATGGGCGTAGAAAAGCGGAGAATGTTCAGAATAGAACTTTACTAACATTAGACCTAGATTATGTTAAGGGTGATATATGGTCAAGTATAGAATTGCTATGGGACTTTTCAGTAGCTATGTATTCAACTCATACGCACACACCCGATAACCCAAGATTAAGATTAGTTATACCTCTATCAAGACCAGTACTTCCTGATGAATACCAAGCTATAGCAAGAATGATAGCTAGTGACTTAGGGATAGATCAATTTGATGATACAACCTATGAACCTAGTAGATTAATGTATTGGCCAAGTACTTCAAGTGATGGGGATTATATTTTCAAAATTCAGGATGAGCCATGGTTAAATCCTGATGAAATATTAGCTAGATATACTTTTGGGTGGCAAGATGTGAGTTATTGGCCAGAAAGTTCAAGAGCTAGGGCAAAATTAAATAATGTTTTAAAAAAGCAGGAAGATCCATTAGAGAAGAAAGGCATTATAGGTGCCTTTTGTAGGACCTATACAATAACCGAAGCAATAGCATATTTTTTAAATGATGTGTATGTACCTGGTGCGGATGAAACCAGATATACCTATGCTGAAGGGTCAACAACTGGTGGAGTTGTAGTTTATGAAGATAAATTTAGTTATAGCCACCATGGGACAGATCCAGCAAGTAATATTTTATGTAATTCCTTTGACCTAGTTAGAATCCATAAGTTTGGTCATTTAGATGAAGAAGCTAAACCAGATACTCCGGTTAATAGAATGCCGTCTTTTACTAGAATGAGCGAGTTTGTTAGTTCTGATGAAAAAGTAATGCAGACTTTAGGAAAAGAAAGAATGGAAAAAGCTCAAGAGGATTTTGGGATAGTTGGGGATATACAAGAAACAGAATGGTTAAATGGGCTCAAATATACAGAACAAGGAAAGTTAAGAAGTACAATAAGTAACTTTTTATTAATAATAGAAAATGAGCCATTGTTAAAAGAAAAAATAGCATATAATGAGTTTTCTAACAGGGCTGTAGTTATTGGCCGACTTCCATGGAGAAATAAAGATAATAAAAGTGATTGGAATGATACTGATGATAGTGGACTTAGAGAATTTATTGAAAAATACTATAATATTTCAAGTACTGCAAAGTGTTGTGATGCTTTAGTCTTGAGTTTTGAAAAGCATACATTTCACCCCATTAAGGAATATCTTGATGTCCTTTTATGGGATGGGGTGAAGAGGGTAGATACATTATTTATAGATTATTTAGGTGCTGAGGATAGCAGCTATGTAAAAACAGTAACTAGAAAAATATTAGTTGCAGCAGTTGCAAGAGTTTTTAATCCTGGTTGTAAATTTGATAATATGCCAGTGCTAAGCGGACCACAGGGAATAGGTAAAAGTACTATTATTAAAAAGCTTGGCCAGGAATGGTACTCCGATTCATTAACAACCGTAAATGGCAAAGAGGCCTATGAACAATTACAGGGTGTTTGGTTATTAGAAATAGGAGAAATGATGGCTACAAAGAAAGCTGATATTGAAGCAACAAAGCATTTCCTAAGTAAGACAGAAGATATTTATAGAGTGGCTTATGGAAGAAGAACAAGTAGATTTCCACGTCAATGTGTATTTATTGGAACTACAAATGATAGAGAATTTTTAAGAGATAAGACAGGAAATAGAAGATTTTGGCCAATAGATGTCGGTGTAAATAAACCAGGTAAAAGTGTATTTAAAGACTTAACAGAATATGAAATAAATCAAATATGGGCTGAGGCTGTAGAGTTGTGGAAAGATGGAGAACCTTTATATTTAAGTAGAGAAGAAGAAAAAGAAGCACAAAAGCAACAAGAAGCACATTCAGAAGAAAGTGCAAAAGCTGGATTAATTCAAGAGTACTTAGATAAGCCTATTACAGATAATTGGTATAGTTTAGGAATAGCTGAAAAAAGAAACTATATACATGGTTCTGAATTTGGTGATATTCCAGAAGGTACTTTAAGAAGAGATAAAACTTGTGTAATGGAAATATGGGTTGAGTTATTTAATGGAGATCCTAAACAGCTTACACCTATACAGAGTAGAGAAATAAATGATATTCTAAAAGGTCTCGAGGGTTGGGAGAAGAGTAATAACTCTTTAAGATTCGGTAAAATTTATGGAAAACAAAGGGCTTATGTACGTAAATTTTAA
- a CDS encoding VRR-NUC domain-containing protein, which translates to MTQIYIIYKICSRVPTNKEGDKLEESRIEKRLKKQIELLGGKALKFVSPGMSGVPDRIVLLPQGKIIFVELKAPGKKLRALQEYRAKELRNLGFRVECIDSTEGINKLVEKIR; encoded by the coding sequence ATGACACAGATATACATTATATATAAAATCTGTTCCCGTGTTCCCACTAATAAAGAAGGTGACAAATTGGAAGAGTCAAGAATTGAAAAAAGGCTTAAAAAACAAATTGAATTATTAGGTGGCAAAGCATTAAAGTTTGTTAGCCCAGGAATGTCCGGAGTGCCTGATAGGATTGTTTTATTACCACAAGGGAAGATTATTTTCGTAGAACTTAAAGCACCAGGTAAAAAGCTAAGGGCTTTACAAGAATATAGAGCAAAAGAATTAAGAAATTTAGGATTTAGAGTTGAGTGTATAGATAGTACTGAGGGCATAAATAAATTAGTAGAGAAGATTAGATAA
- a CDS encoding sigma factor-like helix-turn-helix DNA-binding protein yields MNLYKKVEYLLYNYKNLKAEIKNIELEIESIANDYNSSLAISYEEKSAPTNKISSSVENKVVSKEEKIKYLQDIKRNKEIQVQKIDNALESLAERDKKVIELRYFEKISNKKLAERLDLTEQRVSEIKSIIVNNLIKLIFV; encoded by the coding sequence TTGAATTTATATAAAAAAGTAGAATATTTATTATATAATTATAAGAATTTAAAAGCGGAAATAAAAAATATAGAATTAGAAATAGAATCTATAGCAAATGATTATAATTCTTCATTAGCGATAAGTTATGAAGAAAAATCAGCACCTACAAATAAAATTAGTTCTAGTGTAGAAAATAAAGTAGTTTCTAAAGAAGAAAAAATAAAGTACTTACAAGATATAAAAAGAAATAAGGAAATACAAGTACAAAAAATAGATAATGCATTAGAAAGTTTAGCTGAAAGAGATAAAAAAGTAATTGAATTAAGGTATTTTGAAAAAATATCAAATAAGAAATTAGCGGAAAGATTAGATTTAACAGAACAGAGAGTAAGTGAGATAAAAAGTATAATTGTAAATAATTTAATAAAGTTAATATTTGTTTAA